CTTCTCTAATCTCTTGAAATATCTAATTATAGTTCTCTCACCAAATCGTCCAAACAGGTACAACAGAGGCTATCTTCCATCACATTCTCTTCCTTGCTTTCACGCTTTATCTTAAAGCCCCATTGGTTGAGAGTTATTATCGTCTTTTATATGATCTTGATCAATCTTTACCTCTTAAGTTAGCTGTTGGGGTTAAGTTAGGTCCAAGGTCTATTTTTCTTTATGTTGTATTAACATCAGACATATCCTAACATTTTAttcagtgttatcaaaagcgaaaagcgcaaaaaagctctaaggtccgttgtagctttaagcgcaaagcacAAATAAAGCACGGGCTTTAGTGAAAAAAAGgcgcaaatggagaaaaaatacaaatatatatgtttagttcAAGACTACTAATTCTAAGCATGAATGACAAATATATAGACAAAGAAATTGAAATTCTtttacgataaagtgaaatatcaattgttTACCATTGCCTCTTTAGGAGAGGCTCATTGGCaaagaaaagtatgtcttagggccttgatgatgacactgaaCTGCACATTAAGCGACGCGAAGTACTCAACACGTTTGAGCCTCGTTAAAGGGTTTAAGCGGGCCTATTACCCAATGCTGAGCCCCTATAATATGTTAACCGCGCTTCAGATATCCAAATCTGGGCGAACATACATAGGGTGTTAAAGTCCTACATTTGTTGAGGTTATGTGTAGTCTCTTTATATGGCCTTGAACAATCCTTACCTCTTAAGctatcttttctatttttctttacaCTTTCCACCTCCTAGCTTGCCACAACATCCATCACCATTCTAGGTAATGTCTAAGCTGAATTGTATAGGGACTAAACTTAGACCCATATAGCTAAGTAAAGATACAATGTTACAAAGCATGGTCCATATCTTTTTCATGCCTTTACCACAAACAATAACAAAACATATACTATGTGTCCTTTTCCTCAAATTATCCGCACTTAGAATAGCATCTCACATAAAACACTGGAGAAGTGCCACCTTCCTAAAACTCCGTTTGCCTCACGTCACACCGGTGTCCTAAATAAGTCAACTGTCTCATATGTTGTTCACTAAAAACTAGGTATTATCAACATTCTGATAGTTTCCAGGAACAAAAAACTACTACtcttccgtttcaatttatgtgaacaaGTTTCATTGGCCaagaagtttaaaaaagaaacaaagacttttgaaacttgtgattttAGACGTGCCATGTTATTTATCTCTTAAACATGCCatgatatttgtgtggctataaaagcATGTtatgagaagtttaaagttaaattgtttccaaatatataaaatgtatcacTGTTTTTTGAACAAAGTAGAAgaaaagagtgtcacataaaatgGAGAGGGAATACTTCTTCTTTTGTCATTCAAAAATAGATGTCTAAATGTTCCCTTCTACTTCTTCAGTCAAATAGAAATAGGCATATGAAACCACTCTTTTCAAACTAAGATGAAGGGTCTAGAGATTGATAGAGAAGTTTGAAGCCACCATAACTTGAATACAGAGGAGCAATTGTGCTAGGGTTTCTTAGCAAGTCGCAGGTGGGAGTAACTTAGCCAAGGTTTCTTCGCTAGTTGGGGGCAGGAGAAATAAGCTAATTTTTCTTCGCTAGTTGCTGGTAGGCTGGGCTTTTAAAAAGTTGCTGAACAAACGTATTCAGAGAAatgtgttttctcttgatgGCCCACAAACAAGTTcggatgaaaaataaagttcACTTCTATAAACAAGACCTAGAAGAACGGTTAACAACTTttcttgatttaaaaaaaaaaaaaaaaaaagaacaaaataagttGGGCAAGTTTTGGACCATTTAACACGGCGGTATTTTATACACATCTACTATCTGAATCCAAATACCTGTACTCCTAGATGTATCACTGTCATTTGATGAAtctaaaaatttacaaaatttcGAATTTGACCTCTAGATCTGTACCCGTGTTACATTCACACCCGTGATAATACAACATTTTTTAGTCATCATAAAGAGGTTTCTCAACTTGCCTCCAGAAGGAGGCGTCAAATATTTAGTAGGCAACAAAGTCACTTTGCGTCCACGTACCCTTGCCTAAGTCCTACACATTTCGAGTCATACCTAGTGGAACAAACTTAGATTTTCCAATGCTACTTCAACCACACTAAAGATGTAAATTAGTATCAATTTGTGGACAAGATAAAAGAGTGTCATTAGCAAACAAGAAAGTGGGATAGAAAGATAATCTACCCAGTAGCCATTAAACTTAAAGCCAATAAAGAAACCTGATCTTCACATGTTCTAGAAGTTTACTTAATGCTTTCTGATTAGTAAGCACAATCATTCATTACTACACATCTCCAACACTAAGATAGAAGCTTACTTAATGCTTCCATAACAATAAAAAGGGTTCTCCCGTTTAATCCCTACTATTAccaaagaaacaaaggaaagtcCACACTGATCATGACAGAATTTAACAGTTGATATGAATGTTTGTATCCACTGCCTCCACTTATCTCAAAATATAACAAGAAGTTCCATTTCGCATAATTATCCACTTTTTCTGTATCCAGTTAAACAACATTCTCTATTCTCCATTCCTCAGTCTCCAATCTATTATCTCATTAGCAACAACAGTTGAACCTAGGATTTGTCTACTCCCCTCAAATGCATTCCATGAGGTAAAAATTAGTTTGTCTCAATCTAAAGGATAATTTTGCGATGATCTTATACACTGCCACCAagctaacaacaacaacatacccagtgtaaatcccacaagtggggtctggcgAGGGTAGAGTCTACGcggaccttacccctaccttgggaggttgTTTCGGATAGACCCTCGACTCAAAGAAAAGCAACAGATAATACCATAAATTAAAAGTACTagcttcaaatatatatatatatatagtaccagtttcaaaatatatatatatatatatatatatatatatatacacacagtACCATAAATCAAAGGTCAAGATACTCAATAATCAATAtacaagaaacaacagataATAACAGCAATCAATAATCAATAtacaagaaacaacagataATAACAGCAATCGAAGGATATTGCCACCAAGCTAATCAGCCAAAAATCTTATATGTACCGAACACCACTTTTCTTAGGAAACAAGATTCTAAAGAATTCAAGAGCTTCTCTCAAACAACCACTTTGGTAGAAGTGATTCATACGTTCCACAACCTCCTTCTTTAGCATCTCCCAACTGGTGAAAGAACGCAAAGGAAAATAATGAAGGCTTAGCACTTTATCTCCCAAACAATTTCGCAAAGCCTAAAGGATCTCTTCTTTTGAATGGTTACTCCATTCCTCTTTCTCCTCCTCGCTAATTGTCTAGAATGTGATTCAGTCCATAAGCAGCTCCGATTCCCCCTTATCACGTACAGCATTTGATTGGGCACACAatgaaattatttcttttgtatGAAGTATGAACTAGCAACACAATAGAAGATTTAGGCTTATTATAACCTTTCTCCAAACAAATTTAAGTGTGACTTTTATCTCCAAGTAATTTCTGGGTCCACTAATGCTTGCACCAATCTCCTTTGATTGTTTACTTCTCGATTTCCCCATCATCATTTACGCCTTCTTTTTCCTCCTCCTATTCTAGTACTTTTAAGTTCGTTAAATAGgttagtaatatttttttccacGCATCCAAGAACCTCTCGGTTCCATTTCTTCAAGTCGTTCTTCAACacttttagaaaaattagaTAGGTTAAAATCAAGTTATCCTATGGCCGTGTAGTTTTCCCAACCATTCTCTAATTGTTtcctttatgttatattttgtcGACACAATTAAAATACAACCTCTGCCGAGAGATACAAATCATATTGTGTTACATAGGACAGGAACAAATGCAAGCACTTGCTTCAAAGGGTATATCCGTGAACTTCAAGAAATTTGGTTCAAGAATAATGGAATGAACTATCATATGTCATAGTTCCCTATTTCACTCATTTATGCACACGGAGACATGACAAATTGATACATACTTAAATATGCAAGGGAAGGCACAGAATATAGACCGGTACGTACCTTTACCAACAATTAGGCCAACTTGCTCCCAGGTGAGCGTGTTAAATGGCTCAAGGTTAGCAAAGTTGAGTACAAGAGGTATGGGTAAGAATATCAGCATGTTGAATAAACCCAAAAATCCAAGAAACTGTGCCATACTGGCGTGGCCACTTTTCCCATCATCATCAGGTAACTTTTTACGAATGAGGGTTATATAAACAGCATACAAAGCAGCTGAGAGGAGAGAAAGAATGTCTCCAAGAACAGGGTTTGAAGCAACTTTGTTGGTTCCTGATTTTGAGTCACCCAAGCTCACAATGATTGTTCCTCCCATACAAAGTAGAACACTGAACAGCTTCACCCATGTGAAAACTTCTCCCAAGAATACAAGAGACACCAGAAAAGTAAACAAGCTGGAGGAACTGCTTAAGATGGTGTTCGACTGTACAAAAAACCAAAATCATAACCACATTACACATACAACACAGTGGTCAACAGAGGTTGGATATGAACATTCCACCCACTACATGTGATAAATGGTTGGAACATAATATAGGTAAATacacttaggggtcgtttgttTGCTGGTTAGAGAAAAgttattcatgaattaaaaCTTACATAACTATATTGTACATTGTTTGGTTgcaaaaatgaggaaaaataaTCCCCACACAGAATCAAGCATAAGTCATACaatgtttggttggtttttTCTCTTTCCACATAATACACAAATAACTAACCTTGCATAACTAATAATACCCGCATTACTAATAAGCACATACTACTCGCTACATTACTAATTCCCTTGtaactaatacctgcataactctaaccagcaaACAAATGACCCCTTTAAAAAAGGTTCCAGATTAGCAGCATTCAAAACTAAAAAGGGCATATTAACAAGCTAACTAACCATAACAGTTGTACATTTGAGTGACAGATTGAATGTAAGTTGTGCTAGAAACCAAAAAGGCCATATTAACAAGCTGACTTTTGCTACTCTAGAGCGTGTCCAACGTCCTTTCAAATCCAAACCCATATCAACAAATCGATCAACAAAGGTTGGATATGACATTCCACCCGCTAAGGGATCGTTTGGTTGCTAGTTAGGAAGTGAAATATTTATGTATTCAAACCAGCATAACTAGTACCGTGGTCGGCAGCATTTAGTTGCTACGTATATAATTCAATACACCACGTACGGTGTTTGATTACTTACAATCcaacataactaatacatgtataagtcaTGAGAGAATCTATGTATAATTTTATGCATACAAGAATAACTAAACCCTGCATAATTAAACTTTGCATAATTAATCCTtgcattactaatacctgcataactctaaccagcaaTCAACCGATCCCTAAATGTGATAACTAGTTTAAACATAACATAGGTATATACACTTAAAACGAACTTCTCAAAACCAAAAGATAGTATGCTTACCGTAACAGTAGTATATTTGAGTGATAGATTGAATGTAAGCTGTGCAAGAAACCAAAAAGGACATATCAACAAGCTAACTTTCGCTACTCTAGACCTTGTCCAACGCCCTTTCGcatccaaaccaacatcaacaacaacacttTGATCCACAATTCCTTCCTTTAATACAACAACCCCATCATCACcatcaccaacaacaaccccATCATCATCAAGAAGAATAGTTTCCTCAGAATCATTCAAAATGCTATCtttattcttattctttctccaaaacAACAAACTCCCATATTTATCTTCAAGAAAACGTACAATCTCAATAAGGGGAATATATACTATGAATAAAGAATTGCAAAGGTATGTAACAAGAAAAGGTGAAACACCAGCATCAACAACAGATTGAACTACAAAACTAGCAGCAATCCATATTGAAGCAACTGTTAATATATAAACCAAACCTAAAACCCATCTCCAAGATTGATCTTTCATTCCTTTTAAACCAAAAATTTCAGCCCAAATGTGTTCTTTCTAGCTGTTCATTGATTAATAGAACTATGCAACAATATTATGCACATCTCCAAAGGAACAATTTTTACAGATTATTTGTTTGGGTAAAGAAATACGATCCAAAACTTCCAGGAGACACGTGCGAGAAATTTGGAGCACGTGCTCACCTAACTTCATTTGTTGGGCTTGTCCATATAAATTGGGTCGGGCCTACCTTAACGGGTAAAACTTGGGGGAAGTGTAGAGAGAACCATTTttatttggggaaaaaaaacataactatgcaaattttaaaaatatttataatttcttaacagttattttatttacatttctaTCTTTTTTCCTCATATCCCCATCACAATTCCCTccgaaaaattaatattatctTTTCCAAAACTTTCATGTAGTTCCTCATTTTATGCTTAACATGAATCTtatcttctctctttctttcataaaaatggttttGTCCACTAGCATAAACCATATTTTTATAGGTAATGGTAGTTttactatttttctctcttccatGAGCCTTCTGTCTTTAATTATACATattcttttcctccttcttcttattattatagGTTATTGTTGCTATTATACTTATAATATTACTAGTATAATTAATAATATTCATTATCATACTTATAATATTACTGGTCTacttaataatatatataattatgctcattatgtatataattaatgTTTTATTATAgtcataatattattataattatatactAATAATATTATAGTATAATTAGTGATACACTAATTATACTATAATATTAGCAGTATAATCATTGGTATAATTAATCGAATAcattattatactcataatattatCAGATATATTTATGAGTATAATAGtaatattatgtatataattaatgTTTTATTATAgtcataatattattataattatatactAATAATATTATAGTATAATTAGTGATACACTAATTATACTATAATATTAGCAGTATAATCATTGGTATAATTAATCGAATAcattattatactcataatattatcagatatatttatagatatatttatgagtataatagtaatatatataattatgctCATTATGTATATAGTTATTGTTTAACTATACTCataatattataagtatatcactaattatactaataatattaCCACTATACTCATTGGTATAATCATTAGTATACATTATTAAACTCTAATAATAATATTGATATATCTGTCATATACATTAGGTGTGTGTATGAGAGTTTAAGGCTCATAGCATACAAAATGGGGAATAATTGATCATGTATAACTAGCAATATTATACATATagtcttaaaaataaataagatataatgtatGAGAGTTTAAGGCTCATAGCATACAAAATGGGGAATAATTGATCATGTATAACTAGCAATATTATACATATAgtctttaaaataaataagatatatatgttatttatttGCAACTCCAGTGACTTCTTATATGGAAAAAAAGATCACAATCCTC
This portion of the Lycium ferocissimum isolate CSIRO_LF1 chromosome 1, AGI_CSIRO_Lferr_CH_V1, whole genome shotgun sequence genome encodes:
- the LOC132049869 gene encoding uncharacterized vacuolar membrane protein YML018C, yielding MKDQSWRWVLGLVYILTVASIWIAASFVVQSVVDAGVSPFLVTYLCNSLFIVYIPLIEIVRFLEDKYGSLLFWRKNKNKDSILNDSEETILLDDDGVVVGDGDDGVVVLKEGIVDQSVVVDVGLDAKGRWTRSRVAKVSLLICPFWFLAQLTFNLSLKYTTVTSNTILSSSSSLFTFLVSLVFLGEVFTWVKLFSVLLCMGGTIIVSLGDSKSGTNKVASNPVLGDILSLLSAALYAVYITLIRKKLPDDDGKSGHASMAQFLGFLGLFNMLIFLPIPLVLNFANLEPFNTLTWEQVGLIVGKGMFDNVLSDLLWAKAILLTSTTVATAGLTIQVPLAAIVDTLTGNAPPILDYIGAAAVMVGFAGINIPSDSCSVPEEANIELENGKTQSTEQDHLSPGRLES